In Anabas testudineus chromosome 12, fAnaTes1.2, whole genome shotgun sequence, one genomic interval encodes:
- the iars2 gene encoding isoleucine--tRNA ligase, mitochondrial isoform X1, which produces MLLCRVSAVSQTLARWGRRPPWGGGLLRRAVSFTSSRCHGVGSGEGGARHADSGSAQGGYRDTVLLPHTEFPMKLSGQKLLDREVEIQQKCGFAELYSWQRERKSKKEFCLHDGPPYANGDPHVGHALNKILKDIRNRFEMLRGRQVHYIPGWDCHGLPIELKALGEVGTSGLSPLQIRQKAREFAEGAIARQKAAFQRWGVMADWDQCYYTYDGAYEAAQLKVFQEMFSKGIIYQDYKPVFWSPSSRTALAEAELEYNTEHVSRAIYATFPLVKPPPKIAAEKAGLEGVSVLVWTTQPWTIPANQAVCYMPNAQYSVVKRADNTQLLLVATERTASMAALLGTQLESVGTFTGSQLEGGICKHPTLPDKDVPLLPANHVTMDKGTGLVHTAPAHGMEDYSVASHFKLSVECMVDEDGKFTELAGPELQSLSVMAEGTDKVISMLKECGALVKEEQCVHSYPYDWRTKQPVVIRPSKQWFINTASLKDKAKEALQKVRVLPESARGSLLAMLDRRTYWCISRQRSWGVPIPVFYHRETGEPLINKHTVSHIANLFKEKGSDCWWELPIETLLPPDVLKKSKAGPVADYVRGEDVLDIWFDSGASWAAVLQESDPRADAYVEGKDQIGGWFQSSLFTSVAVRNKAPYKSLVVHGFAVSENGDKMSKSLGNVVDPDVVINGGQDPIMPAYGADVLRWWVAESNIFSEVQIGPTVLNLARDNIGKLRSILKFLLGNLQGFDPRVQAVDPKQMHYIDQYMLHLLREFSIKVTDAYSEFDAGRVIRTLQAFLTRDLSSFYFSIIKDRLYCEPEDSLGRRSCQTALEEILDGVTRAIAPILPHLAEEVYLHAPGHDQGETLFKSGWIKSSSVWRRPGLEEAVEGACAIRDLFLSSIPGKHAAQYDLTIAIEPGLLFELMESLQEEPTSTSSQLAELMMAARVSLVSELPCDLPPDTLLNHGTFLINLEGGVIREDSAYSIAVVPTSAARCPRCRRYTVQSADCLCPRCKTVVSQAH; this is translated from the exons ATGCTGCTGTGCCGGGTTTCCGCAGTAAGTCAGACGCTAGCGAGGTGGGGACGGAGGCCCCCGTGGGGAGGCGGCCTCCTCCGCCGAGCCGTCTCCTTCACCTCCAGCCGCTGTCATGGTGTCGGTTCAGGAGAAGGCGGCGCTCGGCACGCAGACTCAGGCTCAGCTCAGGGAGGGTACCGAGACACGGTCCTCCTCCCACACACCGAGTTCCCGATGAAGCTGAGCGGACAGAAGCTGCTGGACCGAGAAGTCGAGatacagcag AAGTGCGGATTTGCAGAGCTGTACTCTtggcagagggagaggaagtcCAAGAAGGAGTTCTGCCTCCATGATGGACCCCCATACGCCAATGGAGACCCACATGTAGGACATGCACTCAATAAG ATTCTGAAGGACATCCGTAACCGCTTTGAGATGCTGAGGGGCCGGCAGGTCCACTACATCCCAGGCTGGGACTGCCACGGGCTGCCCATTGAGCTGAAGGCTCTGGGAGAGGTGGGGACCAGCGGCCTCAGTCCTCTACAGATCCGACAGAAAG CGCGGGAGTTCGCTGAGGGGGCCATAGCTCGTCAGAAGGCTGCTTTCCAGCGCTGGGGGGTGATGGCCGACTGGGACCAGTGCTACTACACTTATGATGGCGCTTATGAAGCAGCTCAGCTGAAGGTTTTCCAGGAAATGTTCAGTAAG GGGATCATCTATCAGGACTATAAGCCGGTCTTCTGGTCTCCATCATCAAG AACGGCCCTAGCAGAGGCAGAACTGGAGTACAACACTGAACATGTGAGCAGAGCCATCTATGCCACTTTTCCTCTGGTCAAGCCTCCACCTAAGATAGCTGCAGAGAAAG CAGGTCTGGAAGGTGTCTCTGTGTTGGTGTGGACCACCCAGCCCTGGACCATTCCTGCCAACCAAGCCGTCTGCTACATGCCCAATGCTCA gTACTCAGTGGTGAAGAGGGCGGATAACACTCAGCTGCTCCTGGTGGCCACTGAGCGCACAGCCAGCATGGCGGCACTGCTGGGCACGCAGCTGGAAAGTGTGGGCACCTTCACAG GCTCCCAGCTTGAAGGTGGGATCTGCAAACACCCCACGCTTCCTGACAAGGACGTGCCTCTATTGCCGGCCAATCACGTGACAATGGATAAAGGAACGGGATTGGTCCACACGGCACCAGCTCACGGCATGGAGGATTACAGTGTGGCATCGCACTTTAAACTGTCTGTG GAGTGTATGGTGGACGAGGATGGCAAGTTCACTGAGCTGGCCGGTCCAGAGCTACAGAGTCTGTCTGTGATGGCAGAAGGCACTGATAAAG TGATTTCCATGCTGAAGGAGTGTGGAGCTTTGGTGAAAGAGGAGCAGTGTGTTCACAGCTACCCATACGACTGGAGGACGAAGCAGCCGGTTGTCATCAGACCCAGTAAACAGTGGTTCATCAACACAGCGTCACTCAAAGACAAAGCCAAG gaggcgCTGCAGAAGGTGCGTGTTTTGCCAGAGTCAGCGAGGGGCAGCCTGCTGGCCATGCTGGACAGACGGACGTACTGGTGCATCTCCAGGCAGAGAAGCTGGGGCGTCCCAATCCCAGTCTTCTACCACAGAGAGACCGGAGAGCCTCTCATCAACAA acacacagtgtcCCACATAGCAAATCTGTTTAAAGAAAAGGGCAGTGACTGTTGGTGGGAGCTTCCTATTGAGACTTTGCTGCCACCCGACGTACTCAAGAAG AGTAAAGCAGGCCCAGTGGCTGACTATGTTCGTGGAGAGGACGTGCTGGACATCTGGTTTGACAGTGGAGCATCATGGGCCGCTGTGCTGCAAG AGTCAGACCCCAGGGCGGATGCATACGTGGAGGGGAAGGACCAGATTGGTGGCTGGTTTCAGTCGTCGCTGTTCACCAGCGTAGCCGTCAGGAACAAAGCTCCGTACAA GTCTCTGGTGGTTCATGGCTTTGCTGTCAGTGAAAACGGAGACAAGATGTCCAAGTCTCTGGGCAACGTCGTGGACCCTGATGTAGTGATTAATGGGGGACAG GACCCCATCATGCCAGCCTATGGGGCAGATGTGCTGCGCTGGTGGGTGGCCGAGTCGAACATCTTCTCCGAGGTCCAAATCGGCCCGACTGTTCTTAACTTAGCCAGAGACAACATCGGAAAG CTGAGGAGCATTCTGAAGTTTTTGCTCGGCAACCTGCAGGGCTTCGACCCCCGTGTTCAGGCTGTGGATCCCAAACAGATGCACTACATCGATCAGTACATGTTGCACCTACTCCGCGAGTTCAGCATCAAG GTGACGGATGCCTACAGCGAGTTTGATGCCGGCAGGGTCATCCGCACTCTCCAAGCCTTCCTCACCAGAGACCTCTCCAGCTTTTACTTCAGCATCATCAAAGACAG GTTGTACTGTGAGCCAGAGGACTCGTTGGGCAGAAGATCGTGTCAGACGGCTTTAGAGGAAATTCTGGACGGAGTGACCAGAGCCATAGCTCCCATCCTGCCACACCTGGCTGAAGAGGTCTATCTACATGCACCAGGACACGACC AAGGGGAGACGCTATTCAAAAGCGGCTGGATCAAAAGCAGTTCCGTGTGGCGGCGACCCGGATTAGAGGAAGCCGTGGAAGGAGCGTGCGCCATCAGGGACTTGTTCCTGTCTTCCATTCCAGGCAAACATGCTGCTCAGTATGACCTCACTATTGCCATTGAACCTGGTCTGCTGTTTGAACTCATGGAG TCTCTCCAAGAGGAGccgacctccacctcctcccagCTGGCTGAGCTAATGATGGCAGCGCGGGTCAGTCTGGTCAGTGAGCTGCCGTGCGACCTGCCCCCAGACACCCTGCTCAACCACGGCACCTTCCTCATCAACCTTGAGG GCGGCGTCATCCGTGAGGACAGTGCCTACAGTATAGCAGTGGTGCCCACCTCTGCCGCCCGGTGCCCGCGGTGCCGCCGCTACACTGTTCAGTCAGCGGACTGCCTGTGCCCACGCTGCAAGACTGTTGTTTCCCAGGCTCACTGA
- the iars2 gene encoding isoleucine--tRNA ligase, mitochondrial isoform X2 codes for MLLCRVSAVSQTLARWGRRPPWGGGLLRRAVSFTSSRCHGVGSGEGGARHADSGSAQGGYRDTVLLPHTEFPMKLSGQKLLDREVEIQQKCGFAELYSWQRERKSKKEFCLHDGPPYANGDPHVGHALNKILKDIRNRFEMLRGRQVHYIPGWDCHGLPIELKALGEVGTSGLSPLQIRQKAREFAEGAIARQKAAFQRWGVMADWDQCYYTYDGAYEAAQLKVFQEMFSKGIIYQDYKPVFWSPSSRTALAEAELEYNTEHVSRAIYATFPLVKPPPKIAAEKGLEGVSVLVWTTQPWTIPANQAVCYMPNAQYSVVKRADNTQLLLVATERTASMAALLGTQLESVGTFTGSQLEGGICKHPTLPDKDVPLLPANHVTMDKGTGLVHTAPAHGMEDYSVASHFKLSVECMVDEDGKFTELAGPELQSLSVMAEGTDKVISMLKECGALVKEEQCVHSYPYDWRTKQPVVIRPSKQWFINTASLKDKAKEALQKVRVLPESARGSLLAMLDRRTYWCISRQRSWGVPIPVFYHRETGEPLINKHTVSHIANLFKEKGSDCWWELPIETLLPPDVLKKSKAGPVADYVRGEDVLDIWFDSGASWAAVLQESDPRADAYVEGKDQIGGWFQSSLFTSVAVRNKAPYKSLVVHGFAVSENGDKMSKSLGNVVDPDVVINGGQDPIMPAYGADVLRWWVAESNIFSEVQIGPTVLNLARDNIGKLRSILKFLLGNLQGFDPRVQAVDPKQMHYIDQYMLHLLREFSIKVTDAYSEFDAGRVIRTLQAFLTRDLSSFYFSIIKDRLYCEPEDSLGRRSCQTALEEILDGVTRAIAPILPHLAEEVYLHAPGHDQGETLFKSGWIKSSSVWRRPGLEEAVEGACAIRDLFLSSIPGKHAAQYDLTIAIEPGLLFELMESLQEEPTSTSSQLAELMMAARVSLVSELPCDLPPDTLLNHGTFLINLEGGVIREDSAYSIAVVPTSAARCPRCRRYTVQSADCLCPRCKTVVSQAH; via the exons ATGCTGCTGTGCCGGGTTTCCGCAGTAAGTCAGACGCTAGCGAGGTGGGGACGGAGGCCCCCGTGGGGAGGCGGCCTCCTCCGCCGAGCCGTCTCCTTCACCTCCAGCCGCTGTCATGGTGTCGGTTCAGGAGAAGGCGGCGCTCGGCACGCAGACTCAGGCTCAGCTCAGGGAGGGTACCGAGACACGGTCCTCCTCCCACACACCGAGTTCCCGATGAAGCTGAGCGGACAGAAGCTGCTGGACCGAGAAGTCGAGatacagcag AAGTGCGGATTTGCAGAGCTGTACTCTtggcagagggagaggaagtcCAAGAAGGAGTTCTGCCTCCATGATGGACCCCCATACGCCAATGGAGACCCACATGTAGGACATGCACTCAATAAG ATTCTGAAGGACATCCGTAACCGCTTTGAGATGCTGAGGGGCCGGCAGGTCCACTACATCCCAGGCTGGGACTGCCACGGGCTGCCCATTGAGCTGAAGGCTCTGGGAGAGGTGGGGACCAGCGGCCTCAGTCCTCTACAGATCCGACAGAAAG CGCGGGAGTTCGCTGAGGGGGCCATAGCTCGTCAGAAGGCTGCTTTCCAGCGCTGGGGGGTGATGGCCGACTGGGACCAGTGCTACTACACTTATGATGGCGCTTATGAAGCAGCTCAGCTGAAGGTTTTCCAGGAAATGTTCAGTAAG GGGATCATCTATCAGGACTATAAGCCGGTCTTCTGGTCTCCATCATCAAG AACGGCCCTAGCAGAGGCAGAACTGGAGTACAACACTGAACATGTGAGCAGAGCCATCTATGCCACTTTTCCTCTGGTCAAGCCTCCACCTAAGATAGCTGCAGAGAAAG GTCTGGAAGGTGTCTCTGTGTTGGTGTGGACCACCCAGCCCTGGACCATTCCTGCCAACCAAGCCGTCTGCTACATGCCCAATGCTCA gTACTCAGTGGTGAAGAGGGCGGATAACACTCAGCTGCTCCTGGTGGCCACTGAGCGCACAGCCAGCATGGCGGCACTGCTGGGCACGCAGCTGGAAAGTGTGGGCACCTTCACAG GCTCCCAGCTTGAAGGTGGGATCTGCAAACACCCCACGCTTCCTGACAAGGACGTGCCTCTATTGCCGGCCAATCACGTGACAATGGATAAAGGAACGGGATTGGTCCACACGGCACCAGCTCACGGCATGGAGGATTACAGTGTGGCATCGCACTTTAAACTGTCTGTG GAGTGTATGGTGGACGAGGATGGCAAGTTCACTGAGCTGGCCGGTCCAGAGCTACAGAGTCTGTCTGTGATGGCAGAAGGCACTGATAAAG TGATTTCCATGCTGAAGGAGTGTGGAGCTTTGGTGAAAGAGGAGCAGTGTGTTCACAGCTACCCATACGACTGGAGGACGAAGCAGCCGGTTGTCATCAGACCCAGTAAACAGTGGTTCATCAACACAGCGTCACTCAAAGACAAAGCCAAG gaggcgCTGCAGAAGGTGCGTGTTTTGCCAGAGTCAGCGAGGGGCAGCCTGCTGGCCATGCTGGACAGACGGACGTACTGGTGCATCTCCAGGCAGAGAAGCTGGGGCGTCCCAATCCCAGTCTTCTACCACAGAGAGACCGGAGAGCCTCTCATCAACAA acacacagtgtcCCACATAGCAAATCTGTTTAAAGAAAAGGGCAGTGACTGTTGGTGGGAGCTTCCTATTGAGACTTTGCTGCCACCCGACGTACTCAAGAAG AGTAAAGCAGGCCCAGTGGCTGACTATGTTCGTGGAGAGGACGTGCTGGACATCTGGTTTGACAGTGGAGCATCATGGGCCGCTGTGCTGCAAG AGTCAGACCCCAGGGCGGATGCATACGTGGAGGGGAAGGACCAGATTGGTGGCTGGTTTCAGTCGTCGCTGTTCACCAGCGTAGCCGTCAGGAACAAAGCTCCGTACAA GTCTCTGGTGGTTCATGGCTTTGCTGTCAGTGAAAACGGAGACAAGATGTCCAAGTCTCTGGGCAACGTCGTGGACCCTGATGTAGTGATTAATGGGGGACAG GACCCCATCATGCCAGCCTATGGGGCAGATGTGCTGCGCTGGTGGGTGGCCGAGTCGAACATCTTCTCCGAGGTCCAAATCGGCCCGACTGTTCTTAACTTAGCCAGAGACAACATCGGAAAG CTGAGGAGCATTCTGAAGTTTTTGCTCGGCAACCTGCAGGGCTTCGACCCCCGTGTTCAGGCTGTGGATCCCAAACAGATGCACTACATCGATCAGTACATGTTGCACCTACTCCGCGAGTTCAGCATCAAG GTGACGGATGCCTACAGCGAGTTTGATGCCGGCAGGGTCATCCGCACTCTCCAAGCCTTCCTCACCAGAGACCTCTCCAGCTTTTACTTCAGCATCATCAAAGACAG GTTGTACTGTGAGCCAGAGGACTCGTTGGGCAGAAGATCGTGTCAGACGGCTTTAGAGGAAATTCTGGACGGAGTGACCAGAGCCATAGCTCCCATCCTGCCACACCTGGCTGAAGAGGTCTATCTACATGCACCAGGACACGACC AAGGGGAGACGCTATTCAAAAGCGGCTGGATCAAAAGCAGTTCCGTGTGGCGGCGACCCGGATTAGAGGAAGCCGTGGAAGGAGCGTGCGCCATCAGGGACTTGTTCCTGTCTTCCATTCCAGGCAAACATGCTGCTCAGTATGACCTCACTATTGCCATTGAACCTGGTCTGCTGTTTGAACTCATGGAG TCTCTCCAAGAGGAGccgacctccacctcctcccagCTGGCTGAGCTAATGATGGCAGCGCGGGTCAGTCTGGTCAGTGAGCTGCCGTGCGACCTGCCCCCAGACACCCTGCTCAACCACGGCACCTTCCTCATCAACCTTGAGG GCGGCGTCATCCGTGAGGACAGTGCCTACAGTATAGCAGTGGTGCCCACCTCTGCCGCCCGGTGCCCGCGGTGCCGCCGCTACACTGTTCAGTCAGCGGACTGCCTGTGCCCACGCTGCAAGACTGTTGTTTCCCAGGCTCACTGA
- the rab3gap2 gene encoding rab3 GTPase-activating protein non-catalytic subunit: MSCSLLEFCRLQELKTVRDYLFHTQKTEPVEERNQTDNELSWDTSDWESAWDSGNNKEEEAASASVTEEDSMGQSGPWMQDCVVSLSPCSDLLVVAREQKVVFLSAKWRTDDSGKEEMTLAVSWTGTLSTEEGECVSSCICIPLASQKRSSTGRPDWTCVVVGFTSGYVRFYTENGVLLLAQLLHEDPVLRLKCRTYEIPRHPGVTEQHEELSILYPAALVTIDGFSLFQSLRACRNQVARAAAAGSDMIQPPPLAYKKWGLQDMDTIVDHSSVGVMTLCVFDQMKNASILGGFNASVKGSPPAMSQYVTVGGGPYTGFYYAVEGSSQPLLSHVALAVASKLTSALFSAASGWLGWNRNKNEEEAIQKQKPKVEPATPLGIRFGLPDSRRHGESICLSPCNTLAGVTDDFGRVTLLDLARGNAIRMWKGYRDAQLGWLQVPEEQSDWEFSMSASLQQRVRRHALFLVIYAPRRGILEVWGMQQGPRVGAFTVGKHCRLLYAGYRLMGVNSVTSQGWRLHTQQVCLLDPITGALRTVNIPFHLALSDKKCERAKDMHLLKRLTAVLRSREVEPDILESEGKSVLLDIKHPAIKKQALESLLSNKNAPVSSLINITSALYDTLKQHDPNEVDAVLGQLCSSQLKLLQLYTDIQQLHSTADREACSENDSLEDMKDELSRVGPTLQRYAQFTSRPSVSFAQDSPDSPLPAHAFLSQIECGEDGQLKVIRGSETEWNQLGNFLFWGCLCGKSPLHKVCDTLQQAGISPQQLLSLLLSVWLQREKEVLQKPEETVRNLHTLFIVLSNMKGAVEESWDPQSVSPWWQQVRSTCIQSHNAAAALLAAFIAHRAAKASISSRADSQLQSEWEAVSLELEQWVVCVRQLEDVLVLQTLLLVPPPQGAAGSSAAHCSIKTLLEGGTGGIADSVSKWVFRHNLAPERLKEILQKKEDKEADEKPEQSAGEEAQEEKSQEDRDRAADLLVAVCQRFPHSLTPDLLFAHCCWEYVVQWNKDPEEGQYLCLAVEHLKLVSSPHIQLGISAMMWSTFIVKRFSAAAYLMEKVGKAPKDRLCRRDVGMGDKAMTSFLGCCVQLLHILSEADSAVEEIPAPELSVEEVWCGAEGPASIAELALEQRGVHYPLVQHHCLLGSLLHAAMTFSLKVKPLSLFDSKGKNAFFRDLTSIQLMPSGDMDPGLISLRQEFLLRVLTSWVQAIDDTSSSATGTSSIPLPSSGPKADWWPSVCLELGSLLQVNPDILRRHLVCELYNQGLDLRAEEVMLEVEDKDVLGSQLLVLTGQRLSYSLLHSQSQTQAAMELLARLPPTLCTWLKAMDPSELRCPLVPLVQTSRLVGRLIEILPENHAQYSLALHLLEAVEALTTED, encoded by the exons ATGTCCTGCAGTTTATTGGAGTTTTGTCGCCTTCAAGAGCTCAAAACGGTCCGGGACTACTTGTTCCACACCCAGAAAACCGAACCAGTCGAGGAAAGGAATCAAACAG ATAATGAGCTGTCTTGGGACACCTCTGACTGGGAGTCAGCATGGGACAGTGGCAAcaacaaagaggaggaagcagctTCTGCCAGTGTG acagaggaagatTCAATGGGGCAGAGTGGACCCTGGATGCAGGACtgtgttgtgtctctgtctccatgttcTGACCTTCTAGTTGTGGCTCGTGAACAGAAGGTCGTCTTTCTTTCAG CTAAATGGCGTACAGATGACAGTGGTAAAGAGGAGATGACTCTGGCTGTGTCTTGGACTGGAACCCTCAGCACTGAAGAAGG agagtgtgtgagcagctgtATCTGTATCCCACTTGCAAGCCAAAAAAG GAGCTCTACTGGCCGGCCGGACTGGACGTGTGTAGTAGTCGGCTTCACCTCTGGCTATGTCCGCTTCTACACAGAG AACGGTGTCCTGCTCCTGGCCCAGCTGCTGCACGAGGACCCTGTATTGAGACTCAAGTGTCGCACATATGAGATCCCTCGTCATCCCGGAGTAACTGAGCAG CATGAAGAGTTAAGTATCCTCTATCCTGCTGCTCTGGTCACCATTGATGGCTTCAGCCTCTTTCAGTCTCTGCGTGCCTGCAGGAACCAAGTGGCAAGAG ctgcagcagcaggtagtGACATGATCCAACCCCCTCCCCTGGCCTACAAGAAGTGGGGTCTGCAGGATATGGACACCATCGTCGACCACAGCAGCGTTG gtgtTATGACgctttgtgtgtttgaccaGATGAAGAATGCCTCTATCCTGGGGGGATTTAATGCTTCAGTCAAGGGCAGCCCCCCTGCCATGAGCCAGTATGTTACTGTGGGAGGGGGTCCTTACACAGGCTTTTACTATGCTGTAGAG GGAAGCTCCCAGCCCCTCCTATCTCACGTGGCTCTGGCTGTAGCCAGTAAACTTACCTCTGCCCTATTCAGCGCTGCCag TGGGTGGCTAGGATGGAACAGGAACAAAAATGAAGAGGAGGCTATTCAGAAACAGAAACCCAAGGTGGAGCCTGCTACACCCTTGGGAATAAG ATTTGGTCTTCCAGACTCTCGTCGACATGGTgagtccatctgtctgtcccCTTGCAACACGCTGGCTGGAGTGACAGATGATTTTGGTCGAGTCACACTGCTGGACCTGGCCAGAGGGAACGCCATCCGTATGTGGAAAG GTTACAGAGATGCCCAACTAGGATGGCTGCAGGTCCCAGAGGAGCAAAGTGATTGGGAGTTCTCCATGTCAGCTTCCCTCCAGCAGAGGGTGAGACGCCATGCTCTGTTCCTGGTCATCTACGCCCCACGCAGGGGAATTCTTGAGGTATGGGGGATGCAGCAGGGGCCACGAGTTGGAGCTTTCACTGTGGGCAAACACTGCAG GTTGCTTTATGCTGGTTATCGTCTGATGGGGGTGAACAGCGTGACCAGTCAGGGCTGGAGGCTACACACCCAGCAGGTGTGTTTATTAGACCCCATCACAGGAGCACTGAGGACAGTGAACATCCCCTTCCACCTGGCCCTCAG TGACAAGAAGTGTGAACGAGCCAAAGACATGCACCTGTTAAAGAGACTGACTGCTGTGCTGAGGAGCAGAGAGGTGGAGCCCG ATATTTTGGAGAGTGAAGGCAAAAGTGTGCTGCTCGATATCAAACACCCTGCCATTAAGAAGCAG GCTCTGGAGTCTCTGCTGTCAAATAAGAACGCTCCTGTCTCCAGTCTTATTAACATCACATCCGCATTATATGACACTCTGAAGCAACACG ACCCTAATGAAGTGGATGCAGTGTTAGGTCAGCTCTGCTCCTCCCAGCTGAAACTGCTTCAGCTCTACACTGACATCCAGCAGCTGCACTCCACTGCAGACAGAGAGGCCTGCTCTGAAAAT GACTCACTAGAAGACATGAAGGATGAATTGTCCCGTGTTGGCCCCACTTTACAACGCTATGCCCAGTTCACCTCGAGGCCGAGTGTTTCCTTTGCCCAGGACTCCCCTGACTCACCACTCCCTGCCCACGCTTTTCTCTCTCAGATAGAGTGTGGAGAGGACGGGCAGCTGAAAGTGATCCGCGGGTCTGAAACTGAATGGAACCAGCTAG GTAACTTCCTGTTCTGGGGTTGTCTGTGTGGAAAAAGCCCACTCCATAAAGTCTGTGACACACTACAACAGGCTGGCATCAGTCCACAGCAGCTACTG TCTTTACTGCTGAGCGTGTGGTTGCAAAGGGAGAAGGAGGTGCTACAGAAACCAGAGGAAACTGTTAGAAACCTGCACACACTATTCATCGTGCTCAGCAACatgaaag GTGCAGTGGAGGAGTCATGGGACCCTCAGTCTGTCTCCCCCTGGTGGCAGCAAGTTCGCTCCACATGCATCCAGTCCcacaatgctgctgctgccctgctTGCTGCCTTCATCGCTCACCGTGCCGCTAAGGCCAGCATCAGCAGTCGGGCTGACAGCCAG ctACAGTCAGAGTGGGAGGCAGTGTCTTTAGAGCTGGAGCAGTGGGTGGTGTGTGTTCGCCAACTGGAGGATGTGCTGGTGCTGCAGACTCTGCTGTTGGTGCCTCCTCCTCAAGGAGCTGCAGGAAGCTCTGCAGCACACTGCTCCATCAAAACACTGTTGGAGGGAGGCACAG GTGGCATTGCTGACAGCGTCTCCAAGTGGGTGTTCAGGCACAACTTGGCGCCTGAGCGACTCAAGGAAATTCtccaaaaaaaagaagacaaagaagcagATGAGAAACCAGAGCAGAGTGCAGGAGAAGAAGCACAGGAGGAGAAAAGCcaggaggacagagacagagcagcag ATCTGTTGGTGGCAGTGTGCCAGCGGTTCCCACACTCCCTCACACCTGACCTGCTCTTCGCCCACTGCTGCTGGGAGTATGTGGTGCAGTGGAACAAAGACCCTGAG GAGGGGCAATACTTGTGCTTGGCTGTGGAACATCTAAAGCTGGTCTCCAGTCCACATATCCAGCTAG GTATATCTGCAATGATGTGGAGTACATTCATTGTCAAACGTTTCTCAGCAGCAGCTTACCTCATGGAGAAG GTGGGGAAAGCACCCAAAGATCGGTTATGTCGACGG GATGTCGGGATGGGAGACAAAGCCATGACGTCTTTCCTGGGCTGCTGCGTCCAGCTGCTGCACATCCTCTCGGAG GCAGACTCAGCTGTCGAGGAGATTCCTGCCCCAGAGCTGTCTGTGGAGGAGGTGTGGTGTGGGGCGGAGGGCCCTGCCTCCATAGCTGAACTGGCCTTGGAGCAGAGAGGCGTCCACTACCCCCTGGTCCAACACCACTGTCTGTTAGGCTCTCTTCTACATGCTGCTATGACCTTCAGTCTAAAGGTCAAACCTCTCAGCCTGTTTGACAGCAAG GGTAAGAATGCCTTCTTCAGAGATCTGACGTCAATCCAGCTGATGCCCAGCGGAGACATGGACCCAGGTCTGATCTCACTGCGACAAGAG tTCCTTCTGCGAGTGCTGACCAGTTGGGTTCAGGCTATAGATGATACTTCCAGTTCAGCAACTGGCACCAGCTCTATCCCGCTACCCTCTAGCGGCCCCAAGGCTGACTGGTGGCCCTCAGTGTGTCTGGAGCTGGGCTCCCTGCTGCAGGTCAACCCCGACATCCTGCGACGGCACCTCGTCTGTGAGCTCTACAACCAGGGCCTGGACCTCCGGGCAGAAGAG GTGATGTTAGAAGTGGAAGATAAGGATGTGCTGGGCTCCCAGCTGTTGGTTTTGACGGGACAGAGGCTAAGCTACTCGCTGCTGCACAGTCAGAGCCAGACACAGGCTGCTATGGAGCTGCTGGCTCGTCTGCCCCCCACCCTCTGCACATGGCTCAAAGCTATG GACCCCAGTGAGCTGCGGTGCCCACTGGTCCCCTTGGTCCAAACCAGCCGGCTGGTTGGACGTCTGATCGAAATCCTGCCAGAGAACCACGCCCAGTACAGCCTCGCCCTGCACCTCCTGGAAGCCGTGGAGGCCCTCACCACTGAGGACTGA